Genomic segment of Malania oleifera isolate guangnan ecotype guangnan chromosome 7, ASM2987363v1, whole genome shotgun sequence:
ATCCACGTTGTAAAAAGTTTAAAACACAAAAATCAGTCGACTAAGCCATAGGGTTAGTTGCCTAAGCTCTTTAAAAATAGCATATAAGAACAATCACTACCAGATTAGTCGACTAGTCACGATAGTTCAGTCGCCTTATCCTCTTCTGTTCTTTCattaacaaagtcagtagcatatcAGTCGCTTGACCACTTAGCCACttattgtttttcaaagtttggttccaaaacttaaccattaacttggaaaacttatttcagaccttatgaaaatattttccatgatttaaaaatagTACATAAGTCCATAATGAGTCTTAAGGGCTTCAACTTCAATATTGAGTATCAAAGTACGTACATGAGACTTAAATAAGATAAAACTATTTAAGTTCCTAAGTCCTCGTCTTGTTAAACTTTCAATATCCATTTAAGCTTTGATCAATCTTTCTCTAACCTTCATGTTCctcatgacttgtagctttaaTTCTAAATTTCAACGAAACTTTTCAAGCACAATCACTTGATTTCATAAAACACTTGAgccctgaaacttaacttaaGCAAACACATTaagtaaccttaatttgttaaCATCCAAACGAGATTAAGCTTAGTTAGGACAACAACCTTCTCTTTGAAATCCTTCAAATTTAGGTCTCACAAGACTTTTCCAAATTGTAGATATCAAATAGTTAAGAATTGTGCTTCTATTTTTTGGAACCTTGTATGTTTTAAGGGTTAATCTAGCTAAGAGGGAGCAAACTCTTTCCACTTTATGAAGTTAATAACCCTGCTTCTTGTGCTTCTATTGTTGGTTGTAGTCTAAGATGTTTCCCCACAACCTATCAAGGGCTAGCGCTAGGTGTTGGCTTTTGAGACAAAGTGTTTAGGATCCTATAACACATAAGGTGGAACCTAAATTAGCTCTTTCAAAACCAAGGTATCCTTCTTTCGGAGGGAGATTAACTTGCTTTAAATCAATATTATTATCCAACCTCCTCGTTTATTATATGTGCATCCTCCCATTCTAACCTTTGATGGCTTTGACGTTTCTTTAGTTTTTTCCCTGCTTTGCTTGTTGTAGTTTTGTTTCTCTATTTCTTTGCTAGTTCAGTTACTAAAGCAGCTTGTTTGAGCTTCCTTCTTCCTTTTAATAAATAAAcactttccttttaaaaaaataattattactattGCCAAAAGTCATGTCATGGACATGCCTAATGACTGGGCAACCTCTATTACTTGATGTCTCGACCACCCCTATCCATGATTATTGATGAAATTTATGTCATTTGCTAAGTGTTTCCTCATGTCTTGAGGATACACTCATGGATTTTTCTAGTTGGATGAAGTCCTATTCTACCAGTGTGCATCAACTCTCTATTCATCTTTTGTAAGATTATTCAGCTTGCATATTACATTTTTGAGGGTGCACAAAAATTGCACAAATAGTAGGAGTAAAAACCGTATATAGAATCTAGAAGATGAACCCACAAATAAAACAAAACtgaaaactaaattaaataaatagTCTTGACAATGCTAGTATGAATAAcataaaataattatacaagtaGCTCACACTAGGTAAAAGTCAAACTTTGAGCCCTCTTGAACTTCTAGTATTAACTAGGCTTCACTCTTTTATAATTGGGCTACGACTTCATTGACTATATGAGAAGTGCTATATTTGACAAAcattttttatgataatattGCATTTCATGATTAATATCGTGACAATCTCTTATCACCCCATCTcgtttttgatttatttttaattcaaaataaatGACTTATCAATAATTAAAagtttttaagaaattaaaaaaaaaaaaatggcaaagcatttatttagaaaaaaatttgaaaaaattatgcactttttataatttttttgcacTTGTACCGATaaagcctaattttgaataaattaaagACACATTTACCATTTGGGCTTCAGAATGGATGGCTGCTCCCTTTATTTCCTTTTGCGGTTTTCAATATTTGAAAtgactaattattattattattattatgttaaagaAATTTATTTATGCATTCAAGATCGAAAAAATACTCAAATATAGAgaattattcaaaaaaaaaaaaagatagaatcCAAACTCTTGAGTTGAACAAGCCCATGAAAATAAATCTCTTAGATTGAATTGATGATCTTCTCATAATTAATCTCACTCCTTTTCAAGAATTAATATAGGTCATGTCAAAGTGGGATTGATTCCAACTagacagaaaatgaaaatagttcCATGACCATAAAATATATGGAAATGTGTTAAATATATTAAACATTTCTGCATGCGGAGATACAAGACTCATGTAACCAAAAAGTAATTAACTactgattattaatttattaacttTCCTCTCACAAAATTTTTTTCAAGTGCTCTCGCTTCTCTAGGAAGtcaaatggttttttttttttttttggcactaTAACAACTTTCTATGAATATTATGTGTCTTGGAAGGTAATTTTTCATAATAATCATCGAGTTTTTTTAGAACTCTAATGCCCTTCCAACGAGATTCTCCATAAAAAGAAGCATTTTCTTGTTGAtaaaccccaaattgaaaatggTGGGTGGCGTTTTCACGATGAGGGGCTACATGCTTGAGAACACCATCAATGAAAGTCTTTGTAACTGCAGCTTCTGTGTCATGAATAACATTTAGTCGAAACCACCTATCGTATATGTTTTGTTCGATGATGCTGCTCAAGTAATACGTGAGTTTACCATTATTAACTTTAAGCATTAGGGTTGTCGGATGAGTTTTCGCTCCAAATACTTGCATGATGCATACACCTGATGTTCCTGATGGTACGTACCCATATCCTTCAAATTGCCAAACACCCGTATTATAGTAGTATTCCTGAGAATTAAATAAAACAAAGTTAGATTGCTATATACTTAGATGGAAGGAGAATCGCTCACTTTAATGAACATATATTTACCAAATCAAAATATAATCTTAGCTAAGTTACCAGTAAGCAGGtcactcattctctctctctctctctctctctctctctctctctctctctctctcacatgcTCACGCACACTCACTGAGATGGTGAAATCTACACATTTCCTTTCCCATGCATGCGTTATATATAACTCATGTGTTTTATTTTTGAGCTATTTGGGAAAAAGAAGGCCAGGTTGTCTGCCTATTTAATAGAGGTATAGATACCGATACGATTAACGCAAATGGAAACTAAAtttagaaaaagaaagagagtaCGCGTAGATAAGAATGTTTACTTCAAGGCGGAGTTCGGAACGTGGGTGGGTTGGGCTGCCGTTGGAGAGGGGGTTATCCGTAGAATAGACCCAGAATTTGTGAATGTCATTCTCAAAGCTGTACCGTTCGCT
This window contains:
- the LOC131160774 gene encoding citrate-binding protein-like, which codes for MTMGPALVLSSLGLVHLLLFMVRLAVVGSEPIDPTEGFVDVPLNKSHFHNLKPYDVPASERYSFENDIHKFWVYSTDNPLSNGSPTHPRSELRLEEYYYNTGVWQFEGYGYVPSGTSGVCIMQVFGAKTHPTTLMLKVNNGKLTYYLSSIIEQNIYDRWFRLNVIHDTEAAVTKTFIDGVLKHVAPHRENATHHFQFGVYQQENASFYGESRWKGIRVLKKLDDYYEKLPSKTHNIHRKLL